In one window of Episyrphus balteatus chromosome 3, idEpiBalt1.1, whole genome shotgun sequence DNA:
- the LOC129913497 gene encoding synaptotagmin-4, whose product MGDYSPDMNTMETVLPAILGLSAAAVLSAVACICAKHLRARNKKTSHDTSYPFQPTRRPTAVRSPSGQPPHYLKKSPSPTGTKQIGILQPVQDQTTSNTTTPIAPQTIKFVEEDEIQPKVVAENEAVIKKTSPVEVESPGKDMPDGWEYGKLGTIFFKLRYLKERSALVVSIIRCRGLPCKTAAGSGSHDVPAGMNGRTQAATDPYVKLQLLPDKQHKVKTRVVRNTRNPVYDEDFTFYGLNIHELGSMTLHFVILSFDRYSRDDVIGEVVWPLSSISLREIEQEHMSISKEIQPRSLKIRAQGRGELLISLCWQPAAGRLTVVLLKARNLPRMDVTGLADPYVKIYLLYNGQRIAKKKTHVKKRTLSPVFNESFAFDIPTAEGTGATLDGVSLELMLLDWDRVTKNEVIGRLELGGPNSGGTALNHWNEVCNSPRRQIAEWHKLNE is encoded by the exons ATGGGCGACTACAGCCCCGACATGAACACAATGGAAACtg TCCTTCCAGCAATACTAGGACTCAGCGCAGCAGCTGTACTCTCAGCTGTAGCATGTATTTGTGCAAAGCATCTTCGTGCTAGAAACAAGAAAACTTCACACGATACTAGTTATCCATTTCAACCAACACGTCGACCGACCGCTGTTCGATCTCCAAGTGGTCAGCCACCGCATTATCTAAAAAAATCACCCTCACCAACTGGAACTAAACAAATTGGCATTCTCCAGCCAGTTCAAGACCAAACAACATCAAACACAACTACTCCGATTGCTCCACAGACTATAAAATTTGTTGAAGAAGATGAAATCCAGCCAAAAGTTGTTGCCGAAAATGAGGCAGTTATCAAAAAGACATCACCAGTTGAAGTTGAGAGTCCCGGCAAAGATATGCCCGATGGCTGGGAGTATGGCAAATTGGGTACAATTTTCTTCAAGCTTCGTTATCTTAAAGAACGCAGTGCACTGGTAGTCTCAATTATTCGATGTCGAGGTCTACCATGCAAGACTGCTGCAGGTTCTGGCAGCCATGATGTTCCAGCAGGAATGAATGGTCGCACTCAAGCTGCAACTGACCCTTATGTAAAATTACAACTATTGCCCGACAAACAACACAAGGTTAAGACTAG ggTTGTGCGCAATACCAGAAACCCAGTCTATGATGAAGATTTCACATTTTATGGATTGAATATTCATGAACTTGGCTCAATGACTTTGCATTTCGTGATTTTAAGCTTTGATCGTTATTCGCGAGATGATGTTATCGGTGAAGTGGTTTGGCCCTTGTCATCAATTAGCTTAAGGGAAATTGAACAAGAACACATGTCGATAAGCAAGGAAATTCAACCACGTAGCTTGAAGATAAGGGCACAAGGTCGTGGAGAGCTATTGATATCATTGTGTTGGCAACCAGCTGCTGGACGTTTGACTGTTGTTCTATTGAAGGCTCGCAATCTACCACGAATGGATGTTACAGGCTTGGCAGATCCATATGTTAAAATCTATTTACTTTACAATGGACAGAGaattgcaaagaaaaaaactcatGTTAAAAAGAGGACATTAAGTCCGGTATTTAATGAAAGCTTTGCTTTTGATATTCCAACTGCTGAG GGCACCGGAGCAACACTGGACGGTGTTTCACTTGAGTTAATGCTCCTTGATTGGGATCGAGTTACAAAGAATGAG